One genomic region from Leptospira tipperaryensis encodes:
- a CDS encoding heterodisulfide reductase-related iron-sulfur binding cluster — MAISQIAFHVIFTILFVIANVVFIRAILYRLKLIFNARKAAGTENFLENPNWGFRINSFIQNVILQKKNFKEPLRGIMHAFIFYGFVIYTIHTTSQMISGLIGYGMDDPYKFSLVGFLFGESIGHLYESIVQVVSIFVLIGLGFFAWRRWIQKAKGLDVHSPASAVVISMISILMISTLLGEGAKAVGAVYDSPTENASFIAAGIGAVWKSIGVEYSTADLVVQITWWVHILSVFAFMLYVPTSKHAHLIFAPFNYFLQSDTPKGALSKINLEDENVVWGVNRVEDFPWPNLLDGMSCIECGRCQVQCPANRTGKVLNPKAIIVELKHALLEKMPEVAKIRLEESDAAVAAEKVAALDTAVINNYEGLSEEALWGCTTCYACVEACPVGNNQVNAILEMRRHLVLAESKFPVELQNAFVNMENNSNPWGVGAHTRADWADGLGVKTMAEDSNVDVLYWVGCAGAFDERNKSIAKSFVKILQKADVKFGILGTEENCSGDSARRGGNEYLYQTLAQTNVDTMNGYNVKKVVTACPHCYNTIKNEYPQFGGNFEVVHHSEFINDLVKEKKLDVKTAEDASSGKYTYHDSCYIGRYNDNYENPRDVVKKVAGGKLAEPSDHHSKGLCCGAGGAQMWMEEQNNDRVNIKRTKQLLDTGATTIATACPFCVTMITDGVKHEGKVEEVKVKDIAELVADNLA, encoded by the coding sequence ATGGCAATTTCTCAAATCGCCTTTCACGTGATCTTCACGATCCTATTCGTCATCGCGAATGTAGTTTTTATCCGTGCGATTCTTTATCGCCTTAAACTGATCTTCAACGCAAGAAAAGCTGCGGGGACCGAGAACTTTCTGGAAAACCCAAACTGGGGATTTAGAATCAACAGTTTTATCCAGAACGTGATTCTCCAGAAGAAGAACTTCAAAGAACCTCTTCGCGGAATCATGCACGCGTTTATCTTTTACGGCTTTGTAATTTATACGATCCATACCACGAGCCAGATGATCTCTGGTTTGATCGGTTATGGAATGGATGATCCTTACAAGTTCTCCCTCGTCGGTTTTCTTTTTGGAGAATCAATCGGACATTTGTATGAATCCATCGTTCAAGTAGTTTCGATTTTTGTCTTGATCGGTCTTGGATTCTTTGCTTGGAGAAGATGGATTCAAAAAGCAAAAGGACTGGATGTTCATTCTCCCGCGTCTGCAGTCGTAATTTCCATGATCTCCATTCTTATGATTTCCACCCTTTTGGGTGAAGGCGCAAAAGCGGTGGGTGCGGTTTACGACAGCCCGACTGAAAACGCTTCTTTTATCGCCGCGGGAATCGGAGCCGTTTGGAAATCCATCGGTGTGGAATATTCCACCGCCGACCTGGTAGTTCAAATCACTTGGTGGGTCCACATTCTTTCCGTATTCGCCTTTATGCTCTACGTGCCGACTTCCAAACACGCTCACTTGATCTTCGCACCTTTCAACTATTTCCTTCAATCCGATACTCCAAAAGGAGCTCTTTCTAAAATCAATTTAGAAGATGAGAATGTGGTCTGGGGAGTAAATCGTGTGGAAGACTTTCCTTGGCCGAACCTTCTCGATGGGATGTCCTGTATCGAGTGCGGACGTTGTCAAGTTCAGTGCCCGGCAAACAGAACCGGAAAAGTTCTAAACCCAAAAGCAATCATCGTAGAACTCAAACACGCACTTCTTGAAAAAATGCCGGAAGTTGCAAAGATTCGTCTGGAAGAATCCGACGCCGCTGTTGCCGCTGAAAAAGTTGCAGCACTGGATACGGCGGTGATCAACAACTACGAAGGTCTTTCGGAAGAAGCCCTTTGGGGTTGTACTACTTGTTACGCTTGTGTCGAAGCTTGTCCCGTTGGAAACAACCAAGTCAACGCGATCCTGGAAATGAGAAGACACTTGGTTCTTGCAGAATCCAAATTCCCAGTAGAACTTCAAAACGCATTTGTGAACATGGAAAACAACTCCAACCCTTGGGGTGTAGGAGCTCACACGAGAGCGGATTGGGCGGACGGACTGGGTGTAAAAACCATGGCGGAAGATTCCAACGTAGACGTTCTCTACTGGGTCGGTTGCGCCGGAGCCTTTGATGAAAGGAACAAGAGCATCGCTAAATCTTTCGTAAAAATTCTCCAGAAAGCGGACGTGAAGTTTGGAATCTTAGGAACCGAAGAAAACTGTTCCGGAGATTCTGCAAGAAGAGGTGGTAACGAATATCTCTACCAAACTCTTGCACAGACAAACGTGGATACGATGAACGGATACAACGTCAAAAAAGTTGTGACCGCTTGTCCACACTGCTACAACACGATTAAGAATGAATATCCTCAGTTCGGAGGAAACTTCGAAGTGGTTCACCATTCCGAGTTTATCAACGATCTCGTAAAAGAGAAAAAGCTGGATGTAAAAACGGCGGAAGACGCTTCTTCCGGAAAATACACCTATCACGATTCGTGCTACATCGGTCGTTACAACGATAACTACGAGAACCCAAGAGACGTTGTTAAAAAAGTTGCCGGTGGAAAACTCGCCGAACCTTCCGATCACCACTCGAAAGGTCTCTGTTGTGGAGCCGGTGGAGCTCAGATGTGGATGGAAGAACAAAACAACGATCGAGTCAATATCAAGAGAACAAAACAACTTCTGGATACCGGTGCGACTACGATCGCCACGGCTTGTCCTTTCTGCGTGACCATGATCACCGACGGTGTGAAACACGAAGGAAAAGTGGAAGAAGTAAAAGTAAAAGACATCGCGGAATTGGTCGCGGACAATCTTGCTTAA
- a CDS encoding LIC11299 family lipoprotein, producing MKIFNSILVFTLAFTSCAHEVKERLHMDTGVTVKTLGPHKYELVSIGQASSSSVEENDKFKMQNTSCTAAKTIATRKLEELEPDQKNRQFFLELKNTKYLEEGVYCEITYHYELPTPKK from the coding sequence ATGAAGATTTTCAATAGCATTCTGGTGTTTACCTTGGCTTTTACTTCCTGTGCTCACGAAGTAAAGGAAAGACTTCACATGGACACAGGCGTTACCGTAAAAACGCTCGGCCCTCATAAATACGAACTCGTCTCAATCGGTCAGGCCTCTTCTTCTTCGGTGGAAGAAAACGATAAATTCAAAATGCAGAATACTTCTTGTACGGCGGCGAAGACGATCGCAACTCGCAAGCTGGAAGAACTGGAACCGGATCAAAAGAACAGACAGTTTTTTTTGGAACTCAAGAATACGAAATATTTAGAAGAGGGAGTTTACTGCGAAATCACGTATCACTACGAACTTCCAACTCCTAAGAAGTAA
- a CDS encoding KamA family radical SAM protein → MKTSDLSQTGASSPQKILQNRSELFSSFAWTDYKAQLQNRVQGEKLERYFQLTPSERIGLQDTIRLNVSATPYYISLTDPEDIEDPIRKMILPREAETIFSPEESNDPLHEERLSPVKGLTHMYPDRVLLFTNHECSVYCRHCMRGRKVSDSKERMLSEDLEACFEYIESHPEIRDVVLSGGDPLNLSDSKIDWILERLEKIEHVKICRLGTRNPVTLPFRITYELCNIIESHNTDRLSIFCNTQFNHSKECTSEAKEAVLKLLKAGVSVGNQCVLLKGINDSGETMLELHKKLLELRIRAYYMYDPELIPGSRGFRTPLAKGIEIVGYLRGKIAGMGIPQFVNDLPGGGGKITLTPDWYLGYYKPERMHVFRSALRGTYHVSPEPPDSTMEDSYPEITLETWERISPDSLGAKEKKSYE, encoded by the coding sequence ATGAAAACTTCGGATCTCAGTCAAACCGGCGCTTCCTCTCCACAAAAGATTTTGCAGAATCGTTCGGAGCTTTTTTCGTCCTTTGCCTGGACCGACTACAAGGCCCAGTTGCAAAATCGCGTCCAAGGTGAAAAACTGGAGCGTTACTTCCAACTGACTCCGAGCGAAAGAATCGGATTACAAGACACGATTCGACTGAACGTCTCGGCTACTCCATATTACATTTCTCTTACAGACCCCGAAGACATAGAAGATCCGATTCGAAAGATGATTCTCCCGAGGGAAGCGGAGACGATCTTTTCTCCGGAAGAATCAAACGATCCTCTTCACGAGGAAAGACTTTCTCCCGTGAAGGGACTCACACACATGTATCCCGATCGAGTTCTTCTTTTTACCAATCACGAGTGTTCGGTCTATTGCAGACATTGTATGCGGGGAAGAAAGGTTTCCGATTCCAAGGAGAGGATGCTTTCCGAAGACCTCGAAGCCTGTTTTGAATACATAGAATCCCATCCTGAAATCAGGGACGTGGTTTTGTCCGGAGGAGATCCTCTGAACTTGAGCGATTCTAAGATCGATTGGATTTTGGAAAGACTCGAAAAGATCGAGCACGTAAAAATCTGCAGGCTCGGAACGAGGAACCCGGTCACACTTCCATTTCGAATCACATACGAACTTTGTAATATAATAGAATCTCACAATACGGACAGGTTGTCCATCTTTTGTAATACACAATTCAATCACTCAAAGGAATGCACCTCCGAAGCGAAGGAAGCGGTCTTAAAACTTCTCAAAGCGGGAGTGAGCGTCGGGAATCAATGTGTTCTCCTAAAAGGAATCAACGATTCCGGAGAAACTATGTTAGAACTTCATAAAAAACTGTTAGAGCTTCGAATCCGTGCGTATTATATGTACGATCCCGAATTGATTCCAGGTTCTCGAGGTTTTAGAACTCCTCTTGCAAAAGGAATCGAGATCGTAGGATATCTTCGGGGAAAAATCGCGGGAATGGGAATTCCTCAGTTCGTAAACGATCTTCCCGGAGGCGGAGGCAAGATCACTCTCACTCCGGATTGGTATCTGGGTTATTATAAACCGGAAAGGATGCACGTATTTCGATCCGCGTTACGCGGAACCTATCACGTCAGTCCGGAACCTCCCGATTCTACGATGGAAGATAGTTATCCTGAGATCACTTTGGAAACCTGGGAAAGAATTTCTCCGGACAGCCTGGGTGCAAAAGAAAAAAAATCCTATGAGTGA
- a CDS encoding HAD family hydrolase, which translates to MTSFSSDSLQALAFDVDGTLFSSEEIILQVYKDSIEHFSQSSGIPLELPSRERIMDEIGKPVKTIFLNLLPQLEEEQRDTISDSVLRFLCQRIRNGEGEFYPQVKETIESLSRKGFRILAASNGRRPYIETILDVAGVLPLFDPILVIDNERIKTKGGILKEYVKLYGLEPEKILMIGDRLSDYDAARQNGCPFAFCTYGHANPGEIPDFEMELKNLSDLTKLL; encoded by the coding sequence ATGACTTCCTTTTCCAGCGATTCTCTCCAAGCTCTTGCCTTCGACGTAGACGGAACCTTGTTTTCTTCGGAGGAAATCATTCTCCAAGTTTATAAGGACTCAATCGAACATTTTTCGCAAAGCTCCGGAATTCCCCTCGAATTGCCTTCGAGAGAAAGAATCATGGACGAGATCGGAAAGCCGGTCAAAACCATTTTCCTCAACCTCCTTCCCCAACTCGAAGAAGAACAAAGAGATACGATCTCAGACAGCGTTCTTCGATTCTTATGTCAGAGAATCCGAAACGGAGAGGGAGAATTTTATCCTCAAGTAAAAGAAACGATCGAGTCTCTTTCCAGAAAAGGATTTCGTATTTTAGCGGCTTCCAACGGAAGAAGACCTTATATAGAAACCATTCTCGACGTAGCAGGAGTGCTTCCCCTCTTTGATCCGATTCTCGTCATAGACAACGAAAGGATCAAAACCAAGGGAGGAATTCTCAAAGAATACGTAAAACTCTACGGACTCGAACCCGAAAAGATTCTCATGATCGGAGACAGACTTTCGGACTACGACGCGGCCCGTCAAAACGGCTGTCCTTTTGCGTTCTGCACATATGGACACGCCAATCCGGGAGAAATTCCGGACTTCGAGATGGAGCTCAAAAACCTTTCCGATCTCACAAAACTCCTCTGA
- a CDS encoding GGDEF domain-containing protein, producing MRYSFGNNQKIKLLTRRVFFNPFPDDYLKIYQPDIRRATVIYFFLCIGISILSALVPDGANPFGEENRLLIYSRFTVVFLSGVFAFLLIKWKHFFRRRIERFSILSSGTIVFSVLPFVFLDSERMGLYFHFFTALVVSGNILLWFTGTTVIFFNSLFYFSLVVCTTITGFAMPLQHDFAIILIYLTTGVIGNLLINFWRVMDHRAKKKLQKAVSKLRDKNIQIEKISKVDELTRLYNRRYLIEQFELFLKRAQRYRFSLAMIILDMDYLKDINDSYGHLAGDQALRTISEVMKQRVRATDICSRIGGDEFCILLDAIKGEDLSQLCEKLRLEVSEKELSYRTKSGDPVKITVSIGACIFGPEEEFSFDDIYHSIDSALYESKKKGRNRVSFIEPVRYFPKENPRAFTS from the coding sequence ATGAGATATAGTTTCGGAAATAATCAAAAAATAAAACTCCTCACTCGGAGAGTTTTTTTCAATCCATTCCCGGATGATTATCTGAAAATCTATCAACCGGATATCCGAAGAGCGACCGTCATTTATTTCTTTCTCTGTATTGGAATCAGCATTCTTTCCGCTTTGGTTCCAGACGGAGCCAATCCTTTTGGAGAAGAAAACCGTCTTCTCATCTACTCTCGATTTACGGTCGTTTTCTTATCAGGGGTTTTTGCATTCTTACTTATAAAATGGAAACATTTTTTTCGGAGAAGAATCGAGAGGTTCAGCATTCTTTCTTCAGGGACGATCGTATTCTCCGTTCTTCCCTTTGTCTTTTTGGATTCGGAAAGAATGGGACTTTACTTTCATTTTTTTACCGCGTTGGTCGTGAGCGGAAACATACTTCTCTGGTTTACGGGAACCACGGTGATCTTTTTCAACTCCCTCTTCTATTTTTCTCTCGTAGTTTGTACGACAATCACTGGTTTTGCGATGCCCCTTCAGCATGACTTTGCGATCATCTTGATTTATCTTACGACAGGAGTGATCGGAAATCTTCTGATCAATTTCTGGAGAGTGATGGATCATCGAGCCAAGAAAAAATTGCAGAAGGCGGTGAGTAAACTCCGAGACAAAAACATTCAGATCGAAAAGATCTCGAAGGTGGACGAACTCACTCGTCTTTACAACAGAAGATATCTGATCGAACAGTTCGAACTCTTTTTAAAGAGAGCGCAACGTTATCGATTCTCTCTTGCGATGATCATCTTGGATATGGATTATCTAAAAGACATCAACGATTCTTATGGACATTTGGCGGGCGATCAGGCGTTACGAACGATCTCGGAAGTGATGAAACAGAGAGTGAGAGCCACCGATATCTGTTCTCGGATCGGAGGGGACGAATTTTGTATTTTACTCGACGCGATTAAGGGAGAAGACCTTTCTCAACTCTGTGAAAAACTAAGACTGGAAGTTTCCGAAAAAGAACTTTCGTATCGCACCAAATCGGGGGATCCGGTTAAAATCACGGTCTCGATCGGAGCTTGTATTTTCGGCCCGGAAGAAGAATTCAGTTTTGACGATATCTATCACTCGATCGATTCCGCTCTCTACGAATCCAAAAAGAAGGGAAGAAATCGAGTTTCGTTTATAGAACCCGTTCGCTATTTTCCGAAAGAAAATCCGAGAGCCTTTACTTCTTAG
- the mqnC gene encoding cyclic dehypoxanthinyl futalosine synthase, protein MASIFSSHPTDLILEKALDGVRISPEEALSLYKEADHLKIMATARTLREKIFPHTQASYTMFRVVNYTNFCNVECSFCSFMDEIGSGKGYVLSTEEILEKMDYAVSEGADQMFLQGGVYPDLPFDYYLNVISSVKKKYPDMHIRAFSPVEIINLETITGLPLKEVLQILKQAGLDSVPGAGAEILTDRMRNIISPKKATTEEWVRAMETCHEAGLPGSANIVFGSEETKEEVIEHLSVVRNLQDRTGGFLSFIPWTFQPQTKRFKVRAVSTQEYLKVLGICRIFLDNIPHIETSVMVLGKGVGQLALTSGADDISSVVIEENVLRSYGLKTEKEAIKFLKEGGFVPKRRDLLYNYDRYGNELAQSL, encoded by the coding sequence GTGGCCTCAATTTTTTCATCTCATCCAACCGATTTGATTTTAGAAAAAGCCTTGGACGGAGTTCGCATTTCTCCGGAAGAAGCTCTCTCTCTTTATAAGGAAGCCGATCACCTTAAGATCATGGCGACTGCCAGAACCCTCAGAGAAAAAATTTTTCCTCACACTCAGGCGAGTTATACGATGTTTCGCGTCGTGAACTACACAAACTTCTGCAACGTGGAATGCAGTTTTTGTTCTTTTATGGATGAGATCGGAAGCGGAAAAGGTTACGTCTTAAGCACCGAAGAAATTTTGGAAAAGATGGATTACGCAGTGAGCGAAGGGGCCGACCAGATGTTTCTCCAAGGTGGAGTTTATCCGGATCTTCCTTTTGATTATTATCTGAACGTCATCTCTTCCGTAAAAAAGAAATATCCGGACATGCATATCCGAGCTTTTTCTCCGGTGGAAATCATCAACTTAGAAACGATCACCGGACTTCCTCTCAAAGAAGTATTGCAGATTCTAAAACAAGCGGGCTTGGATTCGGTTCCCGGAGCGGGAGCGGAGATTCTTACGGATAGAATGCGCAATATCATTTCTCCTAAAAAAGCGACTACGGAAGAATGGGTTCGCGCGATGGAAACCTGTCACGAGGCGGGGCTTCCGGGAAGCGCGAACATCGTCTTCGGTTCCGAAGAAACAAAAGAAGAAGTGATCGAACATTTGAGCGTTGTGCGAAACCTCCAGGACCGAACCGGAGGATTCTTATCCTTTATTCCTTGGACGTTTCAGCCGCAGACAAAACGTTTTAAGGTCCGCGCGGTTTCCACGCAAGAATATCTAAAGGTCCTTGGGATTTGTAGAATTTTCTTAGACAACATTCCTCATATTGAAACCTCCGTGATGGTTCTTGGAAAGGGAGTCGGACAACTTGCTTTGACGAGCGGCGCCGATGACATTTCTTCCGTGGTGATCGAAGAAAATGTACTTCGTTCTTACGGACTCAAGACAGAAAAAGAAGCGATTAAGTTTTTGAAAGAGGGCGGGTTTGTTCCAAAACGAAGAGATCTTCTCTACAACTACGATCGTTACGGAAATGAATTGGCTCAGAGTCTTTAG
- a CDS encoding peptide chain release factor 3, producing the protein MSETIAQKQNQSIEEETRRRRTFAIIAHPDAGKTTLTEKLLLYGGAIQLAGAVKARKNRKAATSDWMEMEKEKGISITSAALQFEYSGHVLNLLDTPGHEDFSEDTYRTLIAADTAVMVLDAGKGVEPQTIKLFKVCRDRGIPIVTFINKMDRPTKNLFVLLDEIEKVLGIAAVPMVWPIGTGVDFSGVYSRKDKSILTYDKTPGGSQKSSFQTSGINDPELDSRFEDWVIKAFREELELVEGGISEFNKEDFLESKITPVFFGSAVNNFGIQLFLDEFIKIAPPPMFFPLKDGSKLDPIHTPFSGFIFKVQANMNRQHRDRIAFLRVTSGKFERGLNVLHGRLGKSVKLSSSFAFFGQDRNTVDEAYPGDIIGLVNPGTYAIGDIVATSKVPDLKGLPVFAPELFATISSSDTASMKSFRKGIDQLAEEGILHLFSSQTVGGGLPIIGAMGQLQFEVFKRRLMDEYNAPSTITILPYAISCWIAQEDLSKVPSSANLVSDRGGRAALLFDTEWDKGYFQKKNPEITLLDYPPVS; encoded by the coding sequence ATGAGCGAGACGATAGCGCAGAAACAAAATCAAAGCATAGAAGAAGAAACCCGGCGAAGAAGAACCTTCGCGATCATCGCTCACCCGGATGCAGGGAAAACAACCCTCACTGAAAAACTTCTCCTCTACGGAGGCGCGATCCAACTCGCCGGAGCCGTAAAGGCAAGAAAGAATCGGAAGGCCGCTACTTCCGACTGGATGGAGATGGAAAAAGAGAAAGGAATCTCCATCACATCCGCCGCACTTCAATTTGAATACAGCGGACACGTTCTCAATCTCTTAGATACTCCCGGTCACGAAGACTTCTCCGAAGATACCTACCGAACTCTCATCGCAGCGGATACTGCAGTGATGGTACTCGACGCCGGAAAGGGGGTCGAACCTCAGACGATCAAACTCTTCAAGGTTTGTAGAGACAGAGGAATTCCGATCGTAACCTTTATCAACAAGATGGACAGACCTACAAAGAATCTCTTTGTACTCTTGGATGAGATCGAAAAGGTTCTCGGAATTGCAGCGGTTCCGATGGTATGGCCGATCGGAACTGGAGTTGATTTCAGCGGAGTCTATTCTCGAAAAGATAAATCCATTCTTACCTATGACAAAACTCCCGGAGGAAGTCAAAAATCTTCCTTCCAAACATCCGGAATCAACGACCCCGAGTTGGATTCTCGATTTGAGGATTGGGTCATCAAAGCGTTCCGAGAAGAATTAGAACTCGTAGAAGGCGGCATCTCCGAGTTTAACAAAGAAGACTTTTTAGAATCCAAGATCACACCCGTATTCTTCGGTTCGGCGGTGAACAACTTTGGAATTCAATTGTTCTTGGATGAATTTATAAAAATCGCACCACCTCCGATGTTTTTTCCGCTAAAAGACGGATCCAAACTCGATCCGATTCATACTCCTTTTAGCGGATTTATCTTTAAGGTCCAAGCGAACATGAATCGTCAACATCGGGATCGAATCGCATTCTTAAGAGTTACGTCCGGAAAATTTGAAAGAGGACTCAACGTCCTTCACGGAAGATTAGGAAAATCTGTTAAACTCTCTTCTTCTTTTGCGTTTTTTGGACAGGATCGAAACACGGTCGACGAAGCGTATCCCGGAGATATCATCGGGCTTGTAAATCCCGGAACCTATGCGATCGGAGATATCGTCGCGACTTCCAAGGTTCCGGATCTGAAAGGACTTCCGGTGTTTGCTCCGGAACTCTTTGCAACGATTTCGTCTTCCGATACCGCGAGTATGAAGAGTTTTCGAAAAGGAATCGATCAGCTCGCGGAAGAGGGAATTCTGCATCTCTTTTCTTCGCAGACCGTCGGTGGAGGATTGCCGATCATCGGAGCGATGGGGCAACTCCAGTTCGAAGTTTTTAAGAGAAGACTTATGGACGAATACAACGCACCGTCCACGATCACGATTCTTCCGTATGCGATCTCTTGTTGGATTGCGCAGGAAGATCTTTCGAAAGTTCCTTCTTCGGCGAATCTTGTCTCCGATCGGGGCGGTCGCGCCGCGCTTCTCTTTGATACGGAATGGGACAAAGGATACTTTCAAAAGAAGAATCCGGAAATAACTCTTTTGGATTACCCGCCGGTCTCTTAA
- a CDS encoding ornithine carbamoyltransferase translates to MSESNVKHLISWEDWSDSEIVDLLNFAIHVKKNRVNYAGHLSGRTLAMLFQKTSTRTRVSFEVAMTEMGGHGIYLDWMASNFQLSDIDLEARYLSRNVSVIMARLKKHEDLLAMRNGSQVPVINGCDNMFHPCQSLADVMTIALDKPDRPLNQVKLTYIGVHNNVVNSLIGITAALGIHLTLATPIAEKENIHEGTVERAKSKGTLAWEKNLEKAVKDADYIYTDTWLDMEFFNDPSYADKKKERMELMMPYQINSSLMEKTNAKVMHDMPIHAGYEITRDVVLSPRSIIFQQAENRLDAQKAVILKLLEA, encoded by the coding sequence ATGTCTGAAAGTAACGTGAAACATCTGATTTCCTGGGAAGACTGGTCGGATTCTGAAATCGTCGATTTGCTCAACTTTGCAATTCATGTAAAAAAGAATCGGGTCAACTACGCGGGTCATCTCAGCGGAAGAACTCTCGCGATGCTCTTTCAAAAAACTTCCACAAGAACCAGAGTTTCCTTTGAGGTCGCGATGACCGAGATGGGAGGTCATGGAATCTATCTGGATTGGATGGCGTCTAACTTTCAACTTTCCGACATCGATCTGGAAGCGAGATATCTTTCTAGAAACGTCTCCGTCATCATGGCTCGTCTCAAAAAACACGAAGACCTCTTGGCGATGAGAAACGGATCTCAGGTTCCGGTCATCAACGGTTGCGACAATATGTTTCATCCTTGTCAATCCCTCGCCGATGTCATGACGATCGCCTTGGACAAACCGGATCGTCCCTTAAACCAAGTAAAACTCACTTACATCGGAGTTCACAACAACGTAGTCAACTCCCTCATCGGGATCACGGCGGCCTTGGGAATTCATCTTACCCTCGCGACTCCGATCGCGGAAAAAGAAAACATCCACGAAGGCACCGTGGAAAGGGCCAAGTCAAAAGGAACCCTCGCTTGGGAAAAGAATCTCGAGAAGGCAGTGAAAGACGCGGATTATATCTACACGGATACCTGGCTCGACATGGAATTCTTCAACGATCCTTCTTACGCCGATAAGAAAAAAGAAAGAATGGAACTCATGATGCCGTATCAGATCAATTCTTCTCTTATGGAAAAAACAAACGCAAAGGTCATGCACGATATGCCGATCCACGCAGGTTATGAGATTACAAGAGACGTCGTCTTGAGTCCAAGATCCATCATCTTTCAGCAGGCAGAAAATCGTCTGGACGCTCAAAAAGCAGTCATTCTAAAACTTCTCGAAGCGTAA
- a CDS encoding GerMN domain-containing protein: MPDSEKRKNLIFILTGIIFTLVLLDKSTGSGFSLSGTGFQGFRNIGKMNPETQNSNRGNLNHKEMMDQAEDEILGELMQNGDVQTSSSENSNSIEEDLNEENLVPVLDPQISETQKKESTTALPTEKGELALYFLKFYGKGSKSHSRLVKVLRLSKGGDRVKLILNSLIAGPVSAEKEKGILNSIPSNLSYDPDYRIEDGILQVSLSSDLERSAGPEILKDRIDQLTYSLMENLPISGVQLRINGKSVRSLGGEGMPLPSVLTKNPRKIVVF, from the coding sequence GTGCCGGATTCGGAAAAAAGAAAAAATCTCATCTTCATTCTAACAGGGATTATCTTTACGTTAGTGCTTTTGGATAAAAGTACCGGCTCGGGATTTTCTCTTTCAGGAACGGGATTTCAGGGTTTTCGAAACATCGGAAAGATGAATCCGGAAACTCAAAATTCCAATCGAGGAAATCTCAATCACAAAGAAATGATGGATCAGGCCGAGGATGAAATTCTCGGAGAACTCATGCAAAACGGAGACGTTCAAACCTCGTCTTCCGAAAATTCAAACTCGATCGAGGAAGATCTAAACGAAGAAAACCTTGTTCCCGTTTTAGATCCTCAGATTTCAGAAACACAAAAAAAAGAATCCACGACCGCTCTTCCCACGGAAAAGGGAGAACTGGCCCTCTACTTTCTCAAGTTCTATGGAAAGGGGAGCAAAAGTCATTCCAGACTTGTAAAGGTTCTACGACTTTCCAAGGGTGGAGATCGAGTGAAGCTCATCTTAAACTCGCTCATAGCGGGTCCGGTCAGCGCCGAAAAAGAAAAAGGAATTCTCAATTCGATCCCTTCCAATCTCAGCTACGATCCGGACTACAGAATCGAAGACGGAATTCTTCAGGTTTCTCTGAGCAGCGATTTGGAAAGAAGCGCCGGTCCTGAAATTCTCAAGGACCGAATCGACCAACTCACCTACAGTCTTATGGAGAATCTTCCGATTTCCGGAGTTCAGCTCCGAATCAACGGAAAATCGGTGCGTTCTCTCGGCGGAGAAGGAATGCCACTCCCCTCCGTTCTGACAAAAAATCCCCGAAAGATCGTAGTTTTTTAA